One Paenibacillus crassostreae DNA segment encodes these proteins:
- a CDS encoding sensor histidine kinase, which yields MMKLLKNTKWLLLLYFLLSGVVMAGIIYVGSYLGFIEIKNNVMWVYYSLGIITFTVVIGYMAGQRVQRGIDTLDFNMLQVAKGNLSVRMPVPEDQSFARVYYEFNTMMDALEKKMKLLQRLGVQEVIEKEKAAENAVIEERRRMARDLHDTVSQQLFAIHMSASALPKVLIQNEEQGLLVLDQLIEMSHMAQKQMRALIAQLRPVELEGKSLAEALEKWFPDYCRQNGLKGMKELDIQGNIPEAIEHQLFLIIQEAMANIVKHAHAEFISLSLREGDHQVVLSLSDDGQGFNGGVQKQGSYGLITMRERAEKLGGQVEIISKEGAGTTIRVHIPKFTPGENEINESTFKGSM from the coding sequence ATGATGAAATTATTGAAGAATACGAAATGGTTACTGTTGTTGTACTTCTTGTTAAGTGGAGTAGTGATGGCTGGAATAATCTATGTCGGTAGTTATTTGGGATTTATCGAAATAAAAAATAATGTCATGTGGGTCTATTATTCATTAGGTATTATCACATTTACAGTCGTCATAGGATATATGGCGGGACAACGTGTTCAACGCGGAATTGATACACTAGACTTTAATATGTTGCAGGTGGCAAAAGGGAATTTGTCAGTACGGATGCCCGTGCCAGAGGATCAGTCCTTTGCACGGGTATATTATGAATTCAATACAATGATGGATGCCTTAGAGAAAAAAATGAAATTACTGCAACGATTAGGCGTACAAGAGGTAATAGAGAAAGAAAAGGCTGCTGAGAATGCTGTTATTGAAGAGCGGCGTAGAATGGCAAGGGATCTCCATGATACAGTTAGTCAACAATTATTTGCTATACATATGTCTGCCTCCGCTCTACCAAAAGTACTGATTCAGAATGAAGAGCAAGGGCTGCTTGTTCTGGATCAACTTATTGAAATGTCTCATATGGCACAGAAACAAATGCGTGCACTAATTGCGCAGCTCCGCCCTGTTGAACTTGAAGGGAAAAGTCTAGCTGAAGCATTAGAGAAGTGGTTTCCTGATTATTGCCGACAGAATGGACTTAAGGGAATGAAAGAGCTTGATATACAAGGGAACATACCAGAGGCTATCGAACATCAATTATTTCTAATCATTCAAGAAGCCATGGCTAATATTGTGAAGCATGCACATGCGGAATTCATTAGTTTGTCTCTGCGTGAAGGTGATCATCAGGTCGTTCTAAGTCTTAGCGATGATGGTCAGGGTTTCAACGGAGGTGTCCAGAAGCAAGGATCATACGGTTTGATAACGATGCGTGAACGAGCGGAGAAATTAGGCGGGCAAGTTGAGATCATTAGTAAGGAAGGTGCAGGAACAACGATTCGGGTACATATTCCTAAATTCACGCCAGGTGAGAACGAAATTAATGAATCAACTTTTAAGGGGAGTATGTAA
- the liaF gene encoding cell wall-active antibiotics response protein LiaF → MKKGWIDRFFGGLVLIGIGVVFLLQQMDWIDISIGSIISTYWPLILIYAGLKNIMTLNEKGSSLVGGFILLAIGGYFQSRELDLISVTPGDFFKFLIPIFLIVGGLVVIFKPQHKRSHSDNRMNSPITPVEHPPEPSELPSLHHLSDLPDGESQSTLDKQFEEKFGMHFDDKISSNSEDTKGYTNHERHHDNDDRKKRYKFNENHGEGKKINKSIFIGDIHMGRDYFELKPTNISQFIGDTVLDLTKAQIPYGKTTINISAFIGDIKIYVPDDMDLGIKVSANSFIGDMTILSESKSGFISTVSSSTPYYKDAQKRININISAFIGDIKVNTVA, encoded by the coding sequence ATGAAAAAAGGATGGATTGATCGGTTCTTTGGCGGGTTAGTGCTTATCGGAATAGGCGTGGTATTTCTTCTCCAACAGATGGATTGGATCGATATTAGTATTGGATCCATTATTTCAACGTATTGGCCGCTCATATTAATTTACGCTGGTCTAAAGAATATAATGACGTTAAATGAGAAGGGTAGCTCTTTAGTAGGTGGATTTATACTTCTTGCTATTGGGGGGTATTTCCAATCACGTGAATTAGATTTGATCAGTGTAACACCAGGTGACTTTTTCAAGTTCCTTATTCCCATATTTTTGATCGTAGGTGGTTTAGTTGTTATATTTAAACCGCAGCATAAACGTTCTCATTCGGATAACAGAATGAATTCTCCTATTACACCGGTAGAACATCCACCTGAACCTTCGGAGTTACCAAGCTTACATCATTTATCTGATCTACCGGATGGAGAGTCTCAATCGACTTTAGATAAGCAATTTGAGGAGAAGTTCGGTATGCATTTTGACGATAAGATAAGTAGCAATTCAGAAGATACTAAAGGTTATACTAATCATGAGAGACATCATGATAATGATGACAGAAAAAAAAGATATAAATTCAATGAGAATCATGGGGAAGGTAAGAAGATTAACAAGTCTATATTTATCGGTGATATTCACATGGGGCGCGACTATTTCGAATTGAAGCCTACAAATATATCGCAATTCATTGGAGATACTGTCCTAGATCTAACGAAAGCACAAATTCCATATGGCAAGACAACGATTAATATTTCAGCTTTTATTGGCGATATCAAGATTTATGTCCCAGATGATATGGACTTAGGGATCAAAGTTAGTGCTAACTCCTTCATTGGTGATATGACTATATTATCCGAATCTAAAAGTGGCTTTATAAGCACTGTTTCATCCTCAACTCCGTACTATAAGGACGCTCAAAAGAGGATTAATATCAATATCAGTGCTTTTATAGGCGATATTAAAGTGAATACGGTAGCATAA
- a CDS encoding 3D domain-containing protein, producing the protein MNQVKTWQRILLCIFIISVMVGDHKIYAAMSYEECYDVGIPTGACYQQQLYYAYETISSDSEQDIQMETNKMKNLMIKMQVNSPKNNTLKINKTKSKVNKSTQDKSVAVSAPNQDQVIRTVKVVATGYTAGYESTGKNPNHPQYGITYSGVKVQRNKNKVSTIAADLKVFPLGSILYIPGYGYGIVADTGSAIKGHKIDLYFKTTKQVYKEWGKKDVEVQVIKRGTGKCTEKMLQRLGTAIETYKSLPSFVIEEAI; encoded by the coding sequence ATGAACCAAGTTAAAACGTGGCAGAGGATTTTATTATGCATTTTTATAATAAGTGTAATGGTTGGGGATCATAAAATTTATGCTGCTATGAGTTATGAAGAGTGTTATGATGTCGGCATTCCAACAGGGGCATGCTATCAACAACAGTTATATTATGCTTATGAAACGATAAGTAGTGATTCAGAACAAGACATTCAAATGGAAACTAATAAGATGAAGAACCTAATGATAAAGATGCAAGTTAATAGTCCAAAGAACAACACGTTAAAGATCAATAAAACCAAGAGTAAGGTGAATAAATCAACACAAGATAAGTCTGTAGCTGTATCCGCTCCTAATCAAGATCAAGTTATTCGTACGGTCAAAGTGGTGGCGACAGGTTACACGGCTGGGTATGAATCAACAGGTAAAAATCCTAACCATCCACAATATGGAATCACTTATTCTGGAGTTAAGGTGCAACGTAATAAAAATAAGGTGTCAACCATTGCTGCTGATCTTAAGGTGTTTCCACTTGGGAGTATTCTATATATACCAGGCTACGGATACGGTATTGTTGCTGATACTGGTTCGGCCATTAAAGGACATAAAATTGATTTATATTTCAAGACAACGAAGCAGGTATATAAAGAGTGGGGTAAAAAAGACGTAGAAGTACAAGTAATCAAACGTGGAACTGGAAAATGTACGGAGAAGATGTTACAGAGACTTGGAACAGCTATTGAGACATATAAATCATTACCATCTTTTGTGATAGAAGAAGCAATTTAA
- the thrS gene encoding threonine--tRNA ligase yields MAVSIKLPDGSVREYAGGSNIEDVAASISSGLKKNAVAGKQNGIVVDLSTELQEGALIEIVTLDSQEGIEVMRHSTAHVMAQAVKRLFGNKEVKLGIGPVIEDGFYYDMDLEHPLNPEDLQKIEKEMERIIGENLPITRREVSREEALKIFGELGDPYKLELINNLPEDSIISMYDQGEFFDLCRGPHLPSTGKIKVFKLMNVAGAYWRGDSKNKMLQRIYGTVFPKKAQLDEYLHFLEEAKKRDHRKLGKELKIFTFSSLVGQGLPMWLPKGAKLRRTLERYIVDMEESLGYQHVYTPVLGNVELYKTSGHWEHYQEDMFPKMELDNEELVLRPMNCPHHMMVYKSDMRSYRDLPIRIAELGTQHRYEMSGALTGLHRVRSMTLNDAHIFCRPDQIKEEFKRVVTLIKKVYEDFGIKEYRFRLSYRDPQDTEKYWPDDAMWENTQRILREVVEEMGLPFFEAIGEAAFYGPKLDVQVKTALGKEETLSTTQIDVLLPERFELEYVGDDGQKHRPVVIHRGILGTMERMTAFLLENFAGSLPLWLSPVQVKVIPVSGTFEGYANEVVDKLKLSGISVEADLRNEKLGYKIRESQLEKIPYMFVVGENEMTSGTVSIRKRGEGDLGAMSLDEVISMLKNEIVNHVIS; encoded by the coding sequence ATGGCAGTAAGTATTAAATTACCAGATGGATCGGTTCGTGAGTATGCAGGAGGTAGTAATATTGAGGACGTTGCGGCATCGATCAGTAGTGGACTAAAGAAAAATGCTGTTGCAGGAAAACAAAACGGGATTGTCGTGGATTTATCTACTGAGTTACAAGAAGGAGCACTTATTGAAATTGTAACGCTAGATTCACAAGAGGGTATTGAAGTTATGCGTCATAGCACAGCACATGTTATGGCACAAGCAGTGAAGCGTTTGTTCGGTAATAAAGAGGTGAAGCTAGGAATTGGGCCTGTCATTGAAGATGGATTCTACTATGATATGGATTTAGAACATCCTCTAAATCCAGAAGATTTACAAAAGATTGAAAAAGAAATGGAACGTATCATTGGAGAGAATTTACCGATTACTCGTAGAGAAGTCAGTCGTGAAGAAGCGTTAAAGATTTTTGGAGAACTTGGTGACCCATATAAACTGGAGTTAATCAACAATCTGCCAGAAGATAGTATCATTTCGATGTATGATCAAGGTGAATTTTTCGATCTTTGTCGTGGGCCGCATCTTCCTTCTACTGGTAAGATCAAAGTCTTTAAATTAATGAATGTTGCTGGTGCATACTGGCGTGGTGACAGTAAGAACAAGATGCTACAACGAATCTACGGAACTGTGTTTCCTAAAAAAGCGCAATTGGACGAGTATTTACATTTCCTAGAGGAAGCGAAAAAACGCGACCATCGTAAATTAGGAAAAGAATTAAAGATCTTTACGTTCTCTTCTTTAGTAGGTCAAGGACTTCCAATGTGGTTGCCAAAAGGTGCTAAATTGCGTCGGACGCTAGAACGTTATATCGTTGATATGGAAGAAAGTCTAGGATATCAACATGTATATACTCCTGTATTAGGTAATGTTGAGCTATATAAAACTTCAGGACATTGGGAGCATTACCAAGAGGATATGTTCCCGAAAATGGAGCTGGATAACGAAGAATTGGTACTTCGTCCAATGAACTGCCCGCATCATATGATGGTGTATAAGAGTGATATGCGAAGCTATCGGGATCTTCCAATACGGATTGCGGAACTCGGAACACAACATCGTTATGAAATGTCCGGTGCATTAACAGGGTTACATCGTGTTCGTTCGATGACATTGAATGACGCCCACATCTTCTGTCGTCCAGATCAGATCAAAGAAGAATTCAAACGTGTAGTTACTCTGATCAAAAAGGTGTATGAAGATTTCGGAATCAAGGAATATCGCTTCAGACTTTCTTATAGAGACCCTCAAGATACTGAGAAGTATTGGCCAGATGATGCCATGTGGGAAAATACACAACGTATTCTTCGAGAAGTTGTTGAAGAAATGGGACTTCCATTCTTTGAAGCTATAGGGGAAGCAGCGTTCTATGGTCCTAAGTTGGATGTACAAGTGAAGACAGCATTAGGTAAGGAAGAAACACTGTCTACTACACAAATTGATGTTCTATTGCCAGAACGTTTTGAACTAGAATATGTTGGAGATGATGGACAGAAACATCGTCCAGTCGTGATCCATCGTGGAATACTTGGAACTATGGAACGTATGACTGCATTCTTGCTAGAGAACTTTGCTGGATCATTACCACTTTGGTTGTCTCCAGTACAAGTGAAGGTTATTCCAGTATCCGGCACTTTTGAAGGTTATGCGAATGAAGTCGTAGATAAGCTTAAACTTAGCGGCATTTCGGTAGAAGCTGACTTGCGTAATGAAAAATTGGGATATAAAATTCGCGAAAGCCAATTGGAGAAAATCCCCTATATGTTTGTCGTAGGTGAAAATGAAATGACTAGTGGTACAGTTTCAATCCGTAAACGTGGAGAAGGAGACTTAGGTGCAATGTCTCTTGATGAAGTTATTTCCATGTTGAAAAACGAAATTGTAAACCATGTTATTTCATAA
- a CDS encoding putative sporulation protein YtxC, which translates to MLVFSISTTTLTTEEETAFHRIVTRVNEELHKKYKSLQLTCVSVEGTSYWQCSGNEQRSFKGDSLLFIYQQAAKATAELILELKEQHIIRTLLRNEFNFSGKDESERIIEHCLALLEKGDESPNPSWNRRFLMLAKSLQRCFQETNILNIDGFIAFRLQEYGKELREVIEYTVDEFLVDRQYEEFVGLLKYFVYFQEPLIPVAHVVHKGGLELLLFDENMNPLLRSGHESVFVERINQQDMELEDAVVSTLISVSPAKLIIHTRDAQMPAVKTLQQIFEKRVEICHYCPECHVFFREKEKI; encoded by the coding sequence ATGTTGGTATTCAGTATTTCAACTACAACATTGACAACAGAAGAAGAAACAGCATTCCATCGAATTGTTACAAGAGTGAATGAAGAACTACATAAGAAATATAAGTCATTACAGCTGACTTGCGTTTCTGTTGAAGGCACTTCATATTGGCAATGTTCTGGGAATGAGCAGAGATCATTTAAAGGAGATAGTCTGCTCTTTATTTATCAGCAAGCTGCAAAAGCAACCGCTGAGCTTATTTTAGAATTGAAGGAACAACATATAATTAGAACCTTGCTTCGGAATGAATTCAATTTCTCTGGTAAAGATGAATCTGAGCGTATCATTGAACATTGTTTAGCGTTGTTGGAGAAAGGTGATGAATCACCGAATCCATCTTGGAATCGTCGGTTTCTGATGCTTGCAAAGAGCTTGCAGAGATGCTTTCAGGAAACTAATATCTTAAACATAGATGGATTTATTGCCTTTCGCCTTCAAGAATATGGTAAGGAACTTAGGGAAGTCATCGAATATACAGTTGATGAGTTCTTGGTGGATCGACAATATGAAGAGTTTGTTGGTCTTCTTAAATATTTCGTGTATTTCCAAGAGCCATTAATTCCTGTAGCTCATGTTGTTCATAAGGGAGGACTGGAATTATTGCTGTTTGATGAGAATATGAATCCATTGCTGCGGAGTGGACATGAATCTGTTTTTGTTGAGAGAATTAATCAGCAGGATATGGAGTTGGAAGATGCCGTCGTCAGTACGCTTATTTCTGTGTCTCCAGCCAAATTAATTATTCACACAAGAGATGCACAAATGCCAGCTGTGAAGACCTTACAGCAGATATTTGAGAAGAGAGTGGAGATATGTCATTATTGTCCTGAATGTCATGTCTTTTTTCGGGAAAAAGAGAAAATTTAA
- the mqnC gene encoding cyclic dehypoxanthinyl futalosine synthase, protein MNTVDRILDKAVRGERINLEEGVRLFESDEIEKLGYTADILMKRMHPDPITTFVIGRNINYTNFCDTYCRFCAFYRPPGSSEGYVLPDETILQKIQETEDVGGTEILMQGGTNPDLPFNYYTDLLRKIKQRFPNITMHSFSPAEIRKMQEVSGLSIEEVVRGLHEAGLDSLPGGGAEILDDRIRKKISRLKGTWRDWMDVMQIAHKQGMNTSATMVIGFGETMEERALHMLRIRDAQDECIQNKYNSKGFLAFIPFTFQPDNTNFVRERETPEAYLKTVAVGRILLDNVPNLQSSWVTMGPEIGKLSLSYGCNDFGSTMMEENVVSSAGAVHKVNIESIIGLIRDAGKIPAQRNTKYDILKIYEEGTTVDRDFVMQN, encoded by the coding sequence ATGAATACGGTAGATCGTATATTAGATAAGGCTGTCCGGGGTGAACGTATCAACCTCGAAGAAGGTGTAAGGCTATTCGAAAGTGATGAAATTGAGAAATTAGGATATACAGCAGACATTCTAATGAAGCGAATGCATCCTGATCCGATCACGACTTTTGTTATTGGACGTAATATTAACTATACTAATTTTTGTGATACATATTGCAGATTCTGTGCATTTTATAGACCACCGGGTTCAAGTGAAGGTTATGTATTACCTGATGAAACGATCCTTCAGAAGATTCAAGAGACTGAGGATGTTGGAGGTACCGAGATTCTGATGCAAGGGGGTACAAATCCGGATCTACCATTCAACTATTATACGGACTTGCTTAGAAAGATTAAACAACGTTTCCCTAACATTACGATGCACTCCTTCTCACCTGCTGAAATTCGTAAGATGCAAGAGGTATCGGGATTGTCGATAGAAGAAGTTGTTCGTGGGCTGCATGAAGCGGGGTTGGATTCTCTCCCTGGAGGCGGTGCGGAAATTCTTGACGATCGTATTCGTAAAAAGATTAGCCGCCTCAAAGGAACATGGCGCGATTGGATGGATGTGATGCAGATTGCGCATAAACAAGGTATGAATACTAGTGCCACAATGGTCATTGGTTTTGGTGAAACGATGGAAGAAAGGGCTTTGCATATGTTGCGTATTCGCGATGCTCAAGATGAATGTATACAAAATAAGTATAACTCCAAAGGGTTTTTAGCATTCATACCATTTACTTTCCAACCGGATAATACTAATTTTGTACGTGAACGTGAGACACCGGAAGCTTATTTGAAAACAGTAGCAGTGGGGCGTATCCTATTAGATAATGTTCCGAATCTACAATCCTCATGGGTGACCATGGGTCCTGAGATTGGTAAATTATCTCTAAGTTATGGATGTAATGATTTCGGTAGCACAATGATGGAGGAGAATGTAGTATCCTCCGCTGGAGCCGTCCATAAAGTAAATATCGAGTCCATCATAGGACTTATTCGAGATGCTGGTAAAATTCCAGCACAACGTAATACGAAATACGATATTTTAAAAATATATGAAGAAGGAACAACCGTCGATCGTGACTTTGTCATGCAGAATTAA
- a CDS encoding trans-sulfuration enzyme family protein, which translates to MTDQQSSKNMKNLNFATRLLHFGSEIDRTTGASSVPIYQASTFHHEDIFNPPQYDYSRSGNPTRQALEDYIALLEGGVRGFAYSSGMAAISSTFMMLSAGDHMIVTEDVYGGTYRLLTSILSRLGIESTFVDMTDLEQVKNALKSNTKAVYMETPSNPTLKITDVAAVTYWAKEHNLITMLDNTFMTPYYQRPIELGVDIILHSATKFLSGHSDVLAGLAVARTDDIANQLKQLQNGLGTVLGPQDSWLLIRGMKTLEARMKQSEISAGKLATWLSERKDITNVFYPGLSDHPGREIHEKQSTGYGAIVSFDVGSGERAKKVLNKVQLPLVAVSLGAVESILSYPAMMSHAAMPLEVRSERGITDGLLRFSVGLEHIDDLLNDLEQALQED; encoded by the coding sequence ATGACAGATCAACAATCAAGTAAAAATATGAAAAACTTGAATTTTGCAACACGATTGCTTCATTTCGGTTCTGAAATTGACCGTACAACGGGAGCTTCAAGTGTTCCAATTTATCAGGCTTCTACCTTTCATCATGAAGATATCTTTAACCCTCCACAATATGATTACAGTCGTTCGGGTAACCCTACACGCCAAGCTTTGGAAGATTATATTGCTTTGCTAGAAGGTGGAGTAAGAGGATTTGCTTATTCCTCTGGAATGGCAGCCATTTCAAGTACTTTTATGATGTTATCTGCAGGGGATCATATGATTGTTACAGAGGACGTTTATGGCGGGACCTATCGTCTATTAACTAGCATTCTGAGTAGACTTGGAATTGAGAGTACCTTTGTAGATATGACAGATCTCGAGCAGGTGAAAAACGCACTGAAATCTAATACAAAAGCGGTTTACATGGAGACACCATCTAACCCTACATTAAAGATTACAGATGTTGCTGCCGTTACGTACTGGGCGAAAGAGCATAATCTTATAACGATGTTGGATAATACTTTTATGACACCTTACTATCAACGTCCTATCGAATTAGGAGTTGATATTATACTGCACAGTGCTACTAAATTTCTTAGTGGACATAGTGATGTATTAGCTGGGCTAGCTGTCGCTAGAACAGATGACATAGCTAACCAGCTTAAGCAATTACAGAATGGACTTGGAACCGTGCTAGGTCCACAGGATAGTTGGCTTCTTATACGTGGGATGAAGACGTTGGAAGCGCGCATGAAGCAAAGTGAGATCAGTGCAGGAAAGCTAGCGACTTGGTTAAGTGAAAGAAAGGATATTACGAATGTGTTCTATCCAGGCTTATCTGATCACCCGGGACGTGAAATTCATGAGAAACAGTCCACTGGGTATGGAGCGATAGTATCCTTCGATGTAGGTTCAGGAGAACGGGCGAAGAAAGTACTTAATAAAGTTCAGTTACCGTTAGTTGCGGTAAGTCTAGGTGCTGTTGAGAGTATACTTTCCTATCCAGCCATGATGTCACATGCTGCTATGCCGCTTGAAGTACGCTCGGAGCGGGGGATTACGGATGGGTTACTTCGTTTCTCTGTCGGACTTGAACATATTGATGATTTACTTAATGACCTTGAACAAGCACTCCAAGAGGACTAA
- a CDS encoding PLP-dependent transferase, protein MVKKGLRIESRLAQIGSVEEPVTGAVNFPIYQATAFRHPQLGKSTGFDYSRTKNPTRKVLEDAAAELESGDAGFACSSGMAALQTVFALFGQGDHLIVSLDLYGGTYRLLERILSRFGVSASYVDTNDLEALESTRRPNTKAVFIETPTNPLMMITDIRAVCKWASEHQLLTIVDNTLMTPLFQRPIELGADIVVHSATKYLGGHNDVLAGLIVTKGKELSEELFFLHNSIGSVLSPTDSYQLMRGMKTLALRMERHESNAIRIAEFLTTHVAVAEVFHPYLKDHPGRVIQEEQCSGNTGIFSFKVKDARYVEPILRHIKLIAFAESLGGVESLMTYPAVQTHADIPLEIRQAIGVDDTLLRFSVGIEHIEDLIADLGGALDAARQEIEGGN, encoded by the coding sequence ATGGTTAAGAAAGGTCTAAGAATAGAAAGTAGGCTAGCACAGATTGGGTCGGTGGAAGAACCAGTTACAGGTGCAGTTAATTTCCCTATTTATCAAGCAACAGCTTTTCGTCATCCCCAATTAGGTAAGAGTACAGGGTTCGATTATTCTCGCACCAAGAATCCAACTCGTAAAGTATTGGAAGATGCGGCTGCAGAGTTAGAGTCAGGCGATGCTGGTTTTGCTTGTAGCTCTGGTATGGCAGCATTACAAACGGTTTTTGCGCTATTCGGCCAAGGTGATCATTTGATTGTCTCTTTAGACTTGTATGGTGGAACTTATCGTTTATTGGAACGGATTTTATCTAGATTTGGAGTAAGTGCTTCCTATGTTGATACTAATGATTTGGAAGCATTGGAGAGCACTAGACGTCCCAATACAAAAGCAGTTTTTATTGAGACACCAACGAATCCATTAATGATGATCACGGATATTCGTGCTGTATGTAAATGGGCTTCCGAGCATCAACTGCTTACAATTGTTGACAATACATTAATGACCCCCTTATTCCAACGCCCAATAGAATTAGGTGCAGACATTGTAGTCCATAGTGCAACGAAATATTTGGGTGGACATAATGATGTATTAGCAGGATTAATTGTTACTAAAGGAAAAGAATTGTCTGAGGAGTTGTTCTTCTTACATAATTCGATTGGTTCAGTTCTTAGCCCCACGGATTCTTATCAATTAATGCGTGGGATGAAGACATTAGCACTTCGTATGGAACGTCATGAGAGCAATGCGATTCGGATAGCAGAATTCTTAACAACACATGTCGCAGTTGCTGAAGTGTTTCACCCTTATCTGAAAGATCACCCAGGACGTGTTATTCAAGAGGAACAATGTAGTGGGAATACCGGGATTTTTTCTTTTAAGGTGAAGGATGCCCGTTATGTTGAGCCGATACTCAGACATATTAAATTAATTGCCTTTGCGGAAAGCCTTGGAGGTGTGGAATCACTGATGACTTATCCTGCTGTGCAAACTCATGCTGATATTCCACTAGAAATTCGCCAAGCCATTGGTGTAGACGATACTCTTCTTCGTTTCTCTGTAGGTATAGAACATATAGAAGATTTGATTGCAGATCTTGGTGGAGCATTAGATGCTGCTCGTCAAGAAATTGAAGGGGGAAATTAA
- the metA gene encoding homoserine O-acetyltransferase MetA: MPIKIPDLLPAKEILNGENIFVMDESLAYQQDIRPLKIAILNLMPTKETTETQLLRLLGNSPLQVDIVLLHPSTHVSKNTSEEYLRTFYKTFEEVKNSRFDGLIITGAPVEKMEFEDVNYWDELLEIFDWSKTHVTSTLHICWASQAGLYYHFGVPKWDVDEKIFGVFEHTINQPKVKLLRGFDELFHVPHSRHTEVRREDIEGIDELEILSESEEAGVYLVATKDGKQIFVTGHSEYDPLSLKWEYDRDINKGLDIEIPRHYYPNDDPNKVPPARWRAHASLLFANWLNYYVYQETPYDIEETKEIWPQI, encoded by the coding sequence ATGCCAATTAAAATTCCAGACTTGTTACCAGCGAAAGAGATTCTCAATGGGGAGAACATATTCGTCATGGATGAAAGCCTTGCGTACCAACAAGACATTCGTCCTCTAAAGATAGCAATCTTGAACTTGATGCCTACGAAGGAGACAACGGAGACACAATTACTTCGTTTACTCGGAAATTCACCGCTTCAAGTGGATATTGTATTGTTACACCCAAGTACTCATGTGTCCAAGAATACATCTGAGGAATACTTAAGAACATTCTATAAAACGTTTGAAGAAGTGAAGAATAGTCGATTTGATGGTCTGATTATTACTGGCGCACCTGTTGAGAAAATGGAGTTCGAAGATGTTAATTATTGGGATGAGTTACTTGAAATATTCGATTGGAGTAAGACACATGTTACATCAACACTTCATATCTGTTGGGCATCACAAGCAGGATTATACTATCACTTTGGTGTTCCTAAATGGGATGTAGATGAGAAAATATTCGGTGTATTTGAGCATACGATTAACCAGCCTAAAGTGAAATTACTCAGAGGTTTTGATGAATTGTTTCATGTTCCACATTCACGGCATACAGAAGTCCGTCGCGAGGATATAGAAGGAATTGATGAATTAGAAATTCTGTCAGAATCAGAAGAAGCAGGCGTGTATCTTGTGGCGACAAAAGATGGTAAGCAGATCTTTGTCACAGGTCATTCAGAATATGATCCACTTTCATTGAAATGGGAATATGATCGTGATATAAACAAAGGGTTAGATATCGAAATTCCAAGACATTATTACCCGAATGATGATCCTAATAAAGTCCCGCCTGCTAGATGGCGAGCACATGCAAGTTTATTATTCGCCAATTGGCTGAATTACTATGTATACCAAGAAACACCATATGATATTGAAGAAACCAAGGAAATATGGCCCCAAATATAA